CCATGTCCTAGCCAGCGTCACCTTGGTGCCATGGCTGAGGTTCGAGCTTGACCGCGTCGCCGCGATGACCGGGCACCCTGACAAGTCGATCTTGGTGTCCGACTGCTCCAGGAACGCCCGCCATGACGCCGGCAGCGGCTCACCATTCCGCAGGCGTTGGCAGATCTCGTAGACCAGCGAGCGGCCATGGTCGATGGACGCGCTCTGCGTGCAGGACGTCGCCGGGATCACGTCCACCTCCGGGCACCGCAGGAACGGGTTGAACTCGAGCTTCTCCGTCTCCTCCGTCGGGACATTGCTGGCGAGGTTTATCTCCCCGACCTCGATGTACGGGAACTCGGCCTCGTCCCATGGCCGTGTGCAGTCGAGGGCGACGTCCCGGGCGGCGCTGTCGGCAGGGACATCCCTGAGCTGCAGCTGGAAGACGTAGCGCACCCCATCGGGAGACCCCACCTTGCGACGGAAGTCGTCGGCGAGGAAGAGCAACGGGCGCGTGTCGTCCTCAGCCCTTGGGATGGCGCCGGTCTCCGGCGGCAAGATGCCCCGGGGGACCACTTGGCCGGAGTCCTCCGATACGTCTTTGTCCACTGGGCGGAGCTTGAACTTTGCGTACATCTCCTTGCCGTCCTCGAACCGCAGCAGCCGGCATATGTTGGAGTAGTAATGCAGCACGGTGTACGAGTCGGTGTTCCGGAGGGATCCCCAGACGGCGTCGCGGATGTGTGGCGCTTGCTTCACTTGCTCTTCCCTCGCCGCCAGGCCACAGACGAGCCAGGTGGTGAAGTCAGCGATGGTGCGCGCGTAGAACGCCTTGCCACTCTTCAGGGTAAGGTCGAGAAGAGGCACCTCGCCATCGTCCGTGAGGATCCGCACTGCCGCGCCACGCGCGTCGAGCCTTGCATCGTCGTCTGCGCTGAGGCTGTTGCTGTGCCGGACGATCACCGGGAAAGACTTGCCGGCGCCAAATATCTTGTGCTTGGGCAGTGAAGGTATATCTTGGTACATCTTCAGAACACCCCGCCCGCTGACGCCGATGCGGTGGAAGTATCTTGACTTGACGTTCATGGTAGTGATGGCCAGGTTCGCTGCAAGGTTCCCGACAATCTTCTTGTACAACGGGTCCATCTCTTCAATCCGCTCATCTTCTGTGTGCAAGGTGTTCTTCACCAAGGTCAGAGACTGTGCTCCGACATAGACGCCGCCTCGCTGGAGAACTGAACCCTGCGGTGCGACGGAGACTGCTCCCAGGATGACATTCTCTTGGAGGACTGAGCCAGGGAGGAGCAAGCTGCCACTGCCAACCACAGTGTTGTCCTGGACCTTTATCTCCGCACTGGTAAACCCTTTTGAGTAGAACCCTGGAACGATATTGCAGAAATCGCCTAGATGGACCCCATCACCGATGCTGATCAGCTCAGGATTTGCCACCGGATTGATGGCTCGGATAGAGCAATGCCTGCCAATCTTTGCTCCGAGAAGCCTCAAGTACATGCAGAAGGCTTCTGTTCCGGATAGCATCTTTGCAAATCTGAGGTGTGCAGCGATGGTTATGCGCCGCTGGATCAAACTTGCCATATCCTTCTTGGCCCCTGACCTTGTAGCAAGAGCTTTGTTGGTGATACTGGTGAGAAGACTGAGGATGATCCCATAGCTCAAGTATGCGAAGGCGGTGAGGAGGGCAAATGACACTGGGCTCGTGGTCGTCTCCCGGACAATCACAGCATAAGCGGCAATGACAGCGGGTAACCAGTGGAAGGCACCAGCAATACATGCAAAGGAGAAGTGCTGAAGTGAAACCGTTGCACCAGAGAAGTGGTTGTACAACATGAAGACTGTTGCACTTGACAGAGCACCCAGGAAGCCTATCGCATAGATGCTAACAAGGTGTTCAAGTGCCATGTTTGCTGTCCTTACTTCTTCCTGCAATAGATGGTCAATAAATAACATAAAAAATCATTCAGTTGTACAGACAAATATGAGGAAGGTGGTCCTGAAAAAATGGTAGAGCATGTTCTGCGGATGCAAAAGAGAATTTCCAATATCATCAGATATCGAGCtaaaaacagagaaaaaaatCTCGTTTGTGCACAACAATACACCTTTACAacctcaaagaaaaaaaacacctttacattttctttattttctatggCCTTCCTGATAAAAATTCTCTGTTCCTTCCTATGTCTCAAAGACATAACCTCTGGTTGTAGTACTGGAGAGTCAACGCAATTGCTAGGAACTTCATCAACGACTATGCATATAGGCGTATTTATATGCAGCTCACTAACTTCAAATGCTAGAAATAACCAGCTTAAAATTCTACTTGTTTTATGCCTTATTATCTTAGGTTATTAGCACAAGAATTTGGTGTATAAATTCAACTACTTCTAGTTACCTTCATGTATGCAGAAGTTTTGCTAGCCAGATATGCCGATTTCCCTTGTTCGGTCTTGTGCAATGGTGGAACCACAGCACCATTGTGCACAACAGTGCCCTTCTGGAGGACTGCATAAGGGCCAATTGATGCATTTTGTCCAATCTTGACATGCCTAAAACTCAGCACTTCATTACGGACTTCATGGCCCAGAATGAGAACACCTTCTGCGACCACTGCACCATCTGCGACTGCTAGTAAGGATGGGTCCGTGATGTCTACTGTGTCAATGACAACAGATGACCCAATCCGAGCTCCTTGCATCTTGAACCAGTAATTCAAGAATATTGTACCCTTTAGATGCACAGCTAGCATCTTTGCTGCTAATGATTGTGCCTTGTTTAGTGCCCACCATTTCACGAAATCAACTGACCATATCGAAACACCAGGGGTTAGAACATAATTTGGCTGAAGGAATGACTTCCCCAAGATAGATAGGGATAATGACGTGAACAAGGCATAGCATATCCATGCAATAGGTGCCAGGACCAAAGAACTAAGATAGGTCAGCAGTGACAATTTCACCATACTGACCAAAGATAGCATGGCCATGTACATCGAACTAGCAAAATATGCTGGGAGTAACAGGATAAAGCAGACATAAGTAAGAGCCAGGATCTGGAGGGTCCCAATAGCAAAGACACTGAGATCTGAAGTACTAGCATCTATAGTCTCTAGATTCTCATCCTCAGCAGAGCAAGATACATCAGGTTCCATCTGTGGTTGTGACTTGTGCACCAAATTCTCCAAGAAGCTAGCAAGCTCAGCAATACAGCTTGCTGTAAAGATGTCAATGGCTCCAACTGGAATACCAAGAAAATCTGAGAGTTTCTGGGCTGTTCGGACCACTGTGATTGAATCAAAACCATAAGAAGGTAGACTATCAGTTGGAGAAATTTTGTCCTTTGGAATGCCTGTTTTATCTGATACTATCTGTTTTAGAAACTCAATAATCTCCTTGGACGTTTTCACTTTGCCTCTGGGCTGAGGTGCCAGCTGTGGTTGTGATTTATGCACTAGATTCTCCAAGAAGTTAGCAAGCTCTGAAATGCAGCTTGCAGTAAAGATGTCAATTGCTCCAACAGGTGTGCCAAGAAAATCTGAGAGCTTTTGTGCTGCTCGGACCACTGCAATTGAGTCAAATCCATAAGAAGGTAGGCTGTTAGTTGGGGAAATTTTTTCCTTTGGAATACCTGCTTGATCTGATACTAACTGCGTTAAAAACTCAATAATTTCCATTAAGTTTTTCACTTTTCTTCTGGGCTGAGGGAGAACGAGGGGATCAACAGTCTGCTTCAAGGAGGACCTCCTGATTTCCATGCCAGTTCCTGTAGTGAGAGACCGAAAAAGAGATTTCTTCTTAGATATATGGTTACTATTTGCCAGGCTAAGAGTATTATCAACAAACTGCTTCATGCATTCGAATCTCCGTATTTTCCCGGATGTTGTCTTGGATAAAGTTCTAGGCTTGATAAGCTTGACAGATGCAATAGTTACACCATGCTCTTCCGCTACACGTGTTTTGATGTTGTCTGCGATCTCTTCAGAGACTGCTTTACCCTCCCTAACCTCAGCGATCACAACAAGTCCAACCTGATCAGAAGAATCAGGAATTGAGATGCCTTTCTGGGTTAAAACTTCCTCGGGAACACCAACAACAGCACAACAGCCCGGTCGAAGAACATCAGAAGAACCTTCCACTGTCTTCTCTACATCTGCAGAATAAATATTTCTACCAGCAACAATGATAAGATCTTTGATCCTTCCTGTAATAAAAAGTTTACCATTGATTATCCTTCCTAAATCACCAGTTCTTGTGAAATTTTTGCTAGGGTAATTCTTGAGCTGATTGCAAAAGGTTTTCTGGCTTATTTCCTTATTGCTCCAATAACCAACGCCAGAACTAGGACTGCTGATCCATATCTCACCCTCAGCACCATCCTCCTCATGCTCTGTCAAAGAGTCTGCATCAACAATTTTGATGGTAATATCTGGATCATCTGGATCAACATACCCACAACAAACTCTTCCTTGCCAATCTATGAAAATGGGCTTGCCTTCACCAAAGGCACAGCTAACATAGACACAGTTTTCAGCCAGGCCATATCCAGGAGCAAGTACACCTTCAGAAAAGCCGAAAGGTTGAGTCAACTCTATGAACCTTTTAATAGTTTTTTGCCTTACTGGCTCTGCTGCAATCATGATGAAGATCATGGAAGAGAGGTCATAAATTTTGTTCTTCTCGGCCTCAAGCCGTCTTATCACTAGTTCAAATGCAAAATTTGGACCTGCACTGTGTGTTCCatggtagtcatttattgtttgcAGCCACAGGAGGGGGTTTCTGATAAACGTCATTGGTGAAAATAGAATGGAAGTTCCTCCACTTACAAGTGCAGTGAAAAGACCCCCTATTAGACCCATGTCATGGTACTGTGGAAGCCAACTGATAAGGACAGTTTTTGAGGTACTTCTATAtcgcttcttcatcatcttcacaTTGTGGATTAGCCCACCATGTGTTATCATCACACCCTTGGCATCACCAGTGGAACCCGACGTGAATTGTAGAAAGCATAGTTCACTTGGCTGGGGCTTGGTAATCATAGATTCAGCACTTTCTGAGTTGTAGCTGTCTGGACTTCGTCGATAGTTCTTTATCCATGAGTCAGTGTGAATCCAGGGGAGGTCAGGCCACTGAGCTGAGCATTTCTGAGCACTCTTTGCTAGAGTGACAATATTCTTGACATAGCCTGCGCGTACAGCAGCATGGTATGAAGAGGTGGATAGAATTGCCACAGCATTGCATGCCTTAGAGATATTCTCAACTTTGAGAAGCGCTTGCCCACCCCTTTGCATTGGATCAGGGGGCAAAACTGGGACTGGTATAACTCCTGCTCTGATGCACCCAAAGAATGCATCAACAAACTCCAAACCAGGTAGATGAATAAGGAGAACTCTGTCACCAGGCTTGATAATAGGCTTCGTGCTTGTCAATAGTCTATATGCAATGTGAGATGCATTATCATGAAGCTCCTGGTAGGTTCTACGATTCACGATCTTCCCTTCTTCGTTGATCCAAGTGTAGATAACCTTCTTTGCCGTGACTTTATGAGTTCCCCAGTATTCCAAATATCCATCCAGGGATGGAAGATCGGGGAATTCAACTCCTTCAAGctcaccaatatctctaggagGTGAAGGATTTCTTATGGACAGAGGAAACAATCTCTGCATAAACAAAGTACTGACAGATGTAAGCACAATTCCTTTTGGCAATAGAAGTTCAAATAATACTTGAAGTATATCAGGACAGTATTTTCTAGCTCACCTTAACATAGGGAATCGTCGGTAGATCACTGTCAATGGCAAAGTGTTTACAAACAGTTGAAATGGAGTATAACGCATTTCTTTCAGTTAGCTCAAATGCCAGCAGACCTCCAACATAGTAAGTGTTCTGAAAGCCTTGCAACTCAGACTCCACCCTTTCGTAGAATCCATTTTTCATGTCTGCAATGCAGGAAATCACTGTGGTTGGAATGCAGGAAAATTAAATTATTTGGTAATCAAAACCCTGTCGACCAATACCTTCACTGCTGACATGAGGGAAATACTTGAATCGCCGCTGTAAAAGAACTTTTTGCACAGTTCCCCCCATAGAAATCACGACATCAGTTACACATTTAGCCACATATGACCCTTTGATGTCTGCCGAATTCCCATAAGACCAAAACAAGAAAATATCTGTGTCAGCAAAAAATCTTTGCATTGCCACTGGATGCCCTAGTGTTGTTGGATCCTCCATGTATTCTCCAAAGTAGTAAAATCCCTTTGGCATGTTCTCAAATCCTTCAATCTTAACAACAGTAGTATAGTAGTCAATTGTCTGTACCTTACTGAATAGTTCTCTTTCAAAATCATTCAATTCTACCACTTCATTTTCTCCATCTGAACAAGAAGGCATATAAATTCAAAAGGTTGGAATACTGGCTTCAATCGAAAGAAAGGTTATTTAAATCATGCTTACCTGTCAGACTCGAAGATCGATATGTTTTACAATTCTTGAAAGCAATAGCACCTGACAATATGATTTTGTCGAATTCCCTAACTTCTATTTcatcattgtttttcttgataAGTACACTTGCGCCGCAGCTGTCACGCTTGACTCTCAGAACCTCCGTGCCACATAGAACTTCAAATGGTAATGACTTACTGAGTTTCTCCCACAAACTCATGTAACCATGCTTAAAACGCCGGATCTTGCCAGCCATAGAGGTTCTAGTAAACTCCTGTATGAAAGCATAGGGCATGTCTTGAACAAAACCATAGCCAGAAGCAGTGTAACCATATGCTACAGATTTTGGCACTGAATTTAACCCATGTTTCTTCAAAAACTCAAGAGTTGGATCAGAGGCCAATCCACTGACAGCATGAATTCCCACTCGTCCTGACCTATTTGCCTCATCCTATAAGAGTTACCAAAGAACATACATGTCaacaaaagagaagaaaagaaaaggctatCAAACTGTGAGGTAGACTAAGCGATTAGTATTTTTGGCACTGAAATCATATTTCTTTTGACCCAGTTATAACTAGTAGAAATTATTCTATAACAACTTACCTGTAATTTTAGCGTTAGGGATACCATGGATACATAGTCCTCAGCCACTTCAAGATCTCTAATATTTCCTGTTTGGCTGTCAATCAGAGCAAGCTTGTGCGAATCCATCTCTTCAAATTCAGAACCTAGTTCCTTTGCCAGGTGAGTTATAACAGGGGCACTGTTTGCTGCTATAACTTGTCCTCCCAGATCATAAGTCCTTCCTGAATAACAATGCCATTGATGATTAAAGGAGCAGACAACAAGACAGTTGAATAAGAGTGAAATAGTTAAGTTCCTCACCTTCGATGTCAATGGACTCGCACATCCCTGAAACATTCTGGCATTTCTCAAACACGGTTACATTGCGATACCCTAGCTTAGCTAGTGCATATGCTGTTGATAAGCCACTTGGCCCTGCTCCAACTATGCCAATTCTAGTGTCTACTGGTAAACTTGGATGCAACTTGCTGAATTTATCATCTATTGATTTTCCTTGATACATTTTTGACCTATGGTGGTCCTTGATAAATCACCTGTGAAATTTATATAGAAAAACAATGCAATGTTAGCACTTTTGTTTTTGACATTCATTTCTGTTCAGCAGAGGAACTTTGGACAATATGACTTGCATTTCTCTTAAGAATTGAAATTATTAATTCCAAACAATAACTTCAGGATATGTCAGCTCCCATTGTAATCAACATATCAAGTAGCCAATATGAGATTGTAAATTTGAGTCCTCATATGAAATGTCTACCCCATGATAACAAGTAAAAATTTTACTGCATGAAACAGTAGTTTGTTGAACAACATGCACTTGCCAAATAACTAATTTGTTGTGGTGTCGCGTACGATATGACATGATGATTAGCAAGACAAGAAACATATTTAATTTCACCATATGTTGCTGACTACAAAGCCAAAGTAGGCATAAATCATCAAACTGTGCTGTCAAGAATAATATCAAGCTACAGACAACTCCGCCGAGAATGGAGCTTTAGTCAATTAAATGGTTCCAGCGAATCAAGGGGGAAAACGGATCATTGCTAACATGCCTCAGTTATCGGTAGCAGCCAAGCAGAGCAATGAGCAAACGCAACAAAAAGCGGACCACCAAGGAAGAACATGAAGAACCCAACAAGGTATGAGACTTGCCGTGCCATGTACAGCACCTGCAAATCACATTACTATGGGATTGCACATTTACAATCACAATCCAAGCAATCCCGGTCCTAAAAAAAGGAAGATATTGTAAAAGTAAATCCAGAAAcagtaaaaaaaacaaatgaaaaggTTAATCAGAATA
The genomic region above belongs to Setaria italica strain Yugu1 chromosome VI, Setaria_italica_v2.0, whole genome shotgun sequence and contains:
- the LOC101754518 gene encoding uncharacterized protein LOC101754518, with the protein product MYQGKSIDDKFSKLHPSLPVDTRIGIVGAGPSGLSTAYALAKLGYRNVTVFEKCQNVSGMCESIDIEGRTYDLGGQVIAANSAPVITHLAKELGSEFEEMDSHKLALIDSQTGNIRDLEVAEDYVSMVSLTLKLQDEANRSGRVGIHAVSGLASDPTLEFLKKHGLNSVPKSVAYGYTASGYGFVQDMPYAFIQEFTRTSMAGKIRRFKHGYMSLWEKLSKSLPFEVLCGTEVLRVKRDSCGASVLIKKNNDEIEVREFDKIILSGAIAFKNCKTYRSSSLTDGENEVVELNDFERELFSKVQTIDYYTTVVKIEGFENMPKGFYYFGEYMEDPTTLGHPVAMQRFFADTDIFLFWSYGNSADIKGSYVAKCVTDVVISMGGTVQKVLLQRRFKYFPHVSSEDMKNGFYERVESELQGFQNTYYVGGLLAFELTERNALYSISTVCKHFAIDSDLPTIPYVKRLFPLSIRNPSPPRDIGELEGVEFPDLPSLDGYLEYWGTHKVTAKKVIYTWINEEGKIVNRRTYQELHDNASHIAYRLLTSTKPIIKPGDRVLLIHLPGLEFVDAFFGCIRAGVIPVPVLPPDPMQRGGQALLKVENISKACNAVAILSTSSYHAAVRAGYVKNIVTLAKSAQKCSAQWPDLPWIHTDSWIKNYRRSPDSYNSESAESMITKPQPSELCFLQFTSGSTGDAKGVMITHGGLIHNVKMMKKRYRSTSKTVLISWLPQYHDMGLIGGLFTALVSGGTSILFSPMTFIRNPLLWLQTINDYHGTHSAGPNFAFELVIRRLEAEKNKIYDLSSMIFIMIAAEPVRQKTIKRFIELTQPFGFSEGVLAPGYGLAENCVYVSCAFGEGKPIFIDWQGRVCCGYVDPDDPDITIKIVDADSLTEHEEDGAEGEIWISSPSSGVGYWSNKEISQKTFCNQLKNYPSKNFTRTGDLGRIINGKLFITGRIKDLIIVAGRNIYSADVEKTVEGSSDVLRPGCCAVVGVPEEVLTQKGISIPDSSDQVGLVVIAEVREGKAVSEEIADNIKTRVAEEHGVTIASVKLIKPRTLSKTTSGKIRRFECMKQFVDNTLSLANSNHISKKKSLFRSLTTGTGMEIRRSSLKQTVDPLVLPQPRRKVKNLMEIIEFLTQLVSDQAGIPKEKISPTNSLPSYGFDSIAVVRAAQKLSDFLGTPVGAIDIFTASCISELANFLENLVHKSQPQLAPQPRGKVKTSKEIIEFLKQIVSDKTGIPKDKISPTDSLPSYGFDSITVVRTAQKLSDFLGIPVGAIDIFTASCIAELASFLENLVHKSQPQMEPDVSCSAEDENLETIDASTSDLSVFAIGTLQILALTYVCFILLLPAYFASSMYMAMLSLVSMVKLSLLTYLSSLVLAPIAWICYALFTSLSLSILGKSFLQPNYVLTPGVSIWSVDFVKWWALNKAQSLAAKMLAVHLKGTIFLNYWFKMQGARIGSSVVIDTVDITDPSLLAVADGAVVAEGVLILGHEVRNEVLSFRHVKIGQNASIGPYAVLQKGTVVHNGAVVPPLHKTEQGKSAYLASKTSAYMKEEVRTANMALEHLVSIYAIGFLGALSSATVFMLYNHFSGATVSLQHFSFACIAGAFHWLPAVIAAYAVIVRETTTSPVSFALLTAFAYLSYGIILSLLTSITNKALATRSGAKKDMASLIQRRITIAAHLRFAKMLSGTEAFCMYLRLLGAKIGRHCSIRAINPVANPELISIGDGVHLGDFCNIVPGFYSKGFTSAEIKVQDNTVVGSGSLLLPGSVLQENVILGAVSVAPQGSVLQRGGVYVGAQSLTLVKNTLHTEDERIEEMDPLYKKIVGNLAANLAITTMNVKSRYFHRIGVSGRGVLKMYQDIPSLPKHKIFGAGKSFPVIVRHSNSLSADDDARLDARGAAVRILTDDGEVPLLDLTLKSGKAFYARTIADFTTWLVCGLAAREEQVKQAPHIRDAVWGSLRNTDSYTVLHYYSNICRLLRFEDGKEMYAKFKLRPVDKDVSEDSGQVVPRGILPPETGAIPRAEDDTRPLLFLADDFRRKVGSPDGVRYVFQLQLRDVPADSAARDVALDCTRPWDEAEFPYIEVGEINLASNVPTEETEKLEFNPFLRCPEVDVIPATSCTQSASIDHGRSLVYEICQRLRNGEPLPASWRAFLEQSDTKIDLSGCPVIAATRSSSNLSHGTKVTLARTWYQAVWATLCQPLLQTLVPYFTMGLVIFSPLRALLAASTATGTPLYWTLPIFWVTSGAAAMAACAAAKGALVGRRAEGDTVHIWSPAVFLDTVWQAVRTAAGEYFAELTPGSVPFAVWMRAMGASVAAADGVYVDSMGALLNPEMVRLERGASVGRDALLFGHVYEGEGGEVKFGAVHIGEDGFVGSRAVAMPGVRVDDGGCLGALGLAMKEEIVRNRM